From a single Rhodococcus qingshengii JCM 15477 genomic region:
- a CDS encoding acyl-CoA dehydrogenase family protein: MSIDTEDQAALRASVRDLLSKHSDSAAVRAAITTEIGYDAALWSKLCEQIGVAALAIPEEFDGVGAGLGEVHVVQEELGRTLTPSPMLGSAILAAQALLLSGDDDACSRLLPGVASGESTLALCWAGAAGWSTFGVEATEDALTGTASYVLDGHVADTLLVLTADGFYEVDPAAEGVSRRRVPTMDPTRTLAEVTFSGVRGRPLEWSEDLVDRIRTVVLIALSAEQVGAATAIVEQTVEYTKSRKQFGRAIGSFQALKHRMADMYTLVETARSMTYAAVATQSADDAAVAKVYCSEALQQITSEAVQLHGGIAITWEHDAQLYFKRAHGSAQLFGQPSTYLPSLAQAAGL, from the coding sequence ATGAGCATCGACACCGAAGACCAGGCAGCACTGCGCGCATCGGTACGCGATCTCCTGAGCAAGCATTCCGACTCCGCTGCCGTCCGCGCCGCCATCACCACCGAGATCGGCTACGACGCCGCTTTGTGGAGCAAGCTGTGCGAGCAGATCGGCGTCGCCGCGTTGGCGATTCCGGAGGAGTTCGACGGCGTCGGAGCAGGTTTGGGCGAGGTACACGTGGTCCAGGAGGAATTGGGCCGCACGCTGACCCCGTCACCGATGCTGGGTTCGGCGATTCTTGCCGCACAGGCACTGCTGCTTTCCGGTGACGACGACGCATGCTCACGACTGCTGCCCGGTGTCGCGTCCGGCGAGAGCACGCTGGCCCTGTGCTGGGCAGGTGCCGCGGGTTGGAGCACCTTCGGCGTCGAGGCAACCGAAGACGCGTTGACCGGCACGGCGTCGTACGTCCTCGACGGACACGTCGCAGACACCCTGCTCGTTCTCACGGCCGACGGGTTCTACGAAGTGGATCCAGCGGCCGAAGGCGTCTCCCGCCGACGCGTCCCCACCATGGATCCGACGCGAACGCTGGCGGAGGTCACGTTCTCCGGTGTTCGTGGTCGGCCACTGGAGTGGTCCGAAGATCTGGTCGATCGGATCCGAACCGTCGTTCTGATCGCGTTGTCTGCTGAACAGGTGGGAGCGGCCACAGCGATCGTCGAACAGACCGTGGAATACACCAAGTCGCGCAAGCAGTTCGGTCGCGCGATCGGTTCTTTCCAGGCCCTCAAGCATCGGATGGCCGACATGTACACGTTGGTCGAGACGGCGCGGTCGATGACGTACGCCGCCGTGGCGACGCAGTCGGCGGACGACGCGGCAGTGGCGAAGGTCTACTGCTCGGAAGCCTTGCAGCAGATCACCTCCGAAGCGGTTCAGTTGCACGGCGGAATCGCAATCACCTGGGAGCACGACGCTCAGCTGTACTTCAAGCGCGCACACGGCAGCGCTCAGCTTTTCGGTCAGCCGAGCACCTACCTGCCGAGCCTCGCGCAGGCAGCGGGCCTCTAG
- a CDS encoding acyl-CoA dehydrogenase family protein has protein sequence MRFALDSSHQDFAASIDALLTKSDMPAVIRSWNDGDTEPGKKLWQRLAETGVNGLVISEEHDGLGADAVDLVVALEQLGRHAVPGPVVETIAVAPTLLASVAPERLSALAEGSLATVAAPPRTPFALDADAVDLVLLAQDGAVSLGVPGEAKASVDLSRKLYEVSAGESLGSADFSAAFDMGALATAAQLQGLGQTLLEVTTEYAKQRKQFGKVIGQFQAMKHHLAEVAVSLEMARPLLHGAALSVRDQSADASRDISAAKVACGDAAYKAARVGLQVHGAIGYTMEHDLSLWLTKVRALLTAWGTPSEHRARVVEALVAS, from the coding sequence ATGAGATTCGCGCTCGACTCCTCCCACCAGGACTTCGCTGCAAGCATCGATGCACTGCTGACCAAGTCCGACATGCCCGCCGTCATCCGTTCGTGGAACGACGGTGACACCGAGCCGGGCAAGAAGCTCTGGCAGCGCCTCGCCGAGACCGGCGTCAACGGTCTCGTCATCTCCGAAGAGCACGACGGACTCGGCGCCGACGCCGTCGACCTGGTCGTTGCGCTCGAACAGCTCGGTCGGCACGCAGTACCCGGACCGGTCGTCGAGACCATCGCCGTGGCGCCGACGCTCCTGGCCTCCGTTGCACCGGAACGTCTCTCTGCTCTCGCCGAGGGTTCGCTGGCAACTGTCGCAGCTCCCCCGCGCACACCGTTCGCGCTCGACGCCGATGCGGTGGATCTGGTTCTGCTCGCGCAGGACGGTGCCGTATCACTCGGTGTCCCTGGCGAAGCCAAGGCATCGGTGGATCTCTCCCGCAAGCTCTACGAGGTTTCCGCCGGCGAATCGCTGGGCTCCGCCGACTTCTCGGCCGCCTTCGACATGGGCGCTCTTGCCACTGCCGCGCAGTTGCAGGGCCTGGGCCAGACACTGCTCGAGGTCACCACCGAATACGCGAAGCAACGCAAGCAGTTCGGCAAGGTCATCGGACAGTTCCAGGCCATGAAGCACCACCTGGCCGAGGTTGCCGTCTCCCTCGAAATGGCTCGCCCCCTGCTGCACGGCGCCGCACTGTCGGTTCGCGATCAGTCGGCCGACGCCTCGCGTGACATCTCTGCGGCCAAGGTCGCGTGCGGGGATGCTGCGTACAAGGCCGCTCGCGTCGGACTCCAGGTTCACGGCGCCATCGGCTACACGATGGAACACGATCTCTCCTTGTGGCTCACCAAGGTACGGGCGCTGCTCACCGCGTGGGGCACACCGTCCGAGCATCGCGCACGCGTCGTCGAAGCGCTGGTTGCATCATGA